The following are encoded together in the Humulus lupulus chromosome 5, drHumLupu1.1, whole genome shotgun sequence genome:
- the LOC133834439 gene encoding F-box/kelch-repeat protein At3g44120-like: MAEMVSFCDLPKEIIETIMLWVPADSLVPCKSVNKFWYSLISAFINNPEFVAKHLLFTKNQSSASLLFRRPYPLVVHSLITYPMLTIKYDDDDDDGKNDPFITVTEALTIPLIRNESCQDLSRWKEIYHCDGLILLVNYLGTMVLCNPALKEFRILPQPKNIMIEGPFFKIGFELDFKNNGYKCVAIWCKNICKVEVYTLGSDSWREINMSQDIMDAIVSAELKDGLCWGGVCYWFVVYDDELRKILSFNMSNEEFHLIHLPDFEASSFDLGFRVRLSVWKDSVVVCLTSQENILHIFTMDEAVAGACSWTKYVEVGPIENYCRVLPFWKNDEIIIKVWDAPRVELKLVSCNICTQKFRDVFCDVGSILYYSDCFYVKSLISIRRR, encoded by the coding sequence ATGGCAGAAATGGTGAGCTTCTGTGATTTACCAAAGGAAATAATTGAGACAATCATGTTGTGGGTACCCGCCGATTCTCTAGTACCTTGTAAATCTGTGAACAAGTTCTGGTATTCCCTTATCTCGGCCTTCATCAACAACCCGGAATTTGTTGCCAAGCACCTCCTCTTTACCAAAAACCAGTCTTCTGCATCCTTACTTTTCAGACGGCCTTACCCCCTTGTCGTTCATAGCTTAATCACATACCCAATGTTGACTATaaaatatgatgatgatgatgatgatggtaagAACGATCCTTTTATAACTGTCACAGAAGCTCTCACTATACCACTTATTCGTAATGAGAGTTGCCAAGACTTGAGTCGATGGAAGGAGATTTATCACTGTGATGGGCTCATTTTGCTAGTAAACTATCTTGGGACAATGGTTTTATGTAATCCTGCTTTGAAAGAATTTAGGATTCTTCCACAACCAAAGAACATTATGATTGAAGGGCCTTTTTTCAAAATAGGATTTGAACTTGATTTTAAAAACAACGGTTACAAATGTGTCGCCATATGGTGCAAAAACATATGCAAAGTTGAGGTATACACATTGGGTTCCGATTCCTGGAGAGAGATCAACATGTCTCAAGACATAATGGATGCTATAGTATCTGCTGAACTAAAAGATGGTTTATGTTGGGGAGGTGTTTGTTACTGGTTTGTGGTGTATGATGATGAACTTAGAAAGATCCTCAGTTTTAACATGAGTAATGAGGAATTCCATCTCATACATTTGCCAGATTTTGAAGCTTCATCCTTTGACTTAGGTTTTCGGGTTCGCCTTTCAGTGTGGAAGGATTCAGTTGTGGTGTGTTTGACATCTCAGGAGAACATCCTTCATATCTTCACCATGGATGAAGCCGTAGCAggtgcttgttcttggaccaaaTATGTGGAGGTTGGACCAATAGAAAATTATTGCCGTGTGTTACCATTTTGGAAGAATGATGAGATTATAATCAAAGTCTGGGATGCTCCTAGAGTTGAATTAAAGTTGGTCTCTTGCAACATTTGTACCCAAAAATTTAGAGATGTTTTCTGTGATGTAGGATCAATATTATATTATTCTGATTGTTTCTATGTAAAGAGTCTGATTTCTATCAGGAGGAGGTGA